From the genome of Nicotiana tabacum cultivar K326 chromosome 2, ASM71507v2, whole genome shotgun sequence:
ATTTTTATCGGTCTTAACTTTTTTATAATAGTCATCctctataataatattttaatatgatagccaattttttttttaaactaattttttatattatatattttgtataataatattttgttataacaatcaaaaaatatcgaaacaaaTAATACTATTATAGAAGTTTGCATGTGTCAAAAGAGTGATTGCCTGATTTTGAGGTTAGGAGACAATGCTCTTCTAAGATATAACAAGGCTATTATTAGATATTTTGAAGTAACTAGGAGgagttatattttattatatttaaatacaataaaataatttgaactatataataaatatattagttcaaataaataaTACGAGCTTATATAACTGGATTAAtaatataagtccaatatatatgaattaaataaataagtcttactCCTTTGGGGTAACTCATTTAATTGGACTACAAATGAtaagcccacttcattaagcacaaaatgtcatcttcctagaggcccagtttggtgccacgtgtcaaatggcGTGGCACGCTAAGTCAAACTAAAGAGTCAATATGATcctgccacgtgtcaaaatgacaaggcatgccaagtcaaattaaaaggccaatgaaactgCGCCACATGCGCAAGTGACgtattctggccaatcaaatgcggccttgtcacacttcaatttaaTTGTtctgaaagagtttgttcttatcataactcttccctcccacaactattaATATGggttttcataactcagaaaagacaccagaagttataacaagaagcaagagagaactcgtggatcaaacgccacAAATTTATCTACAAGCTTCAAGTAATCAAGTttaagttcaagaaatcaagttcaagctcaagaacgaagaataaatcaagattcaaggagtacgggttcaaatcaaagttcgtgctagttgatttcaaaatcatcattcgtgacaacaaatatagattcaagatcaagctcaaaggcccttgaatttatttactattgaaaagaagaatcagagaattcatagagattgtacactcatattacttgaaatcaaatactacgattgttgtaatatttttggtttcgattattttcttgacgcaatttattgtctacaaattctggtaCGCCCAGTGGGACAATTTCTACCTCtaatctcaacttttcaatcaccaaagttcaagaacatcgaAATGACTTCAAAGAAAATTAACTCCAGATCATCTTCCACTAAAGCTGCTAATTTCAAGTTCTATGCTAATATGGAAAACATCCTCAAtattacctttggaagctttgggCCAGTTACAATATCAAAGTAAGCTCTTTAGAACAACAAACATTTCAAGCATCGTCCACATCAAGCCCTATtgtcggatcttcatcctcaaaaggaacAAGATCCTCTACAAGCACGACTCAAAAAGGGAACGATGTCGCCGAAAGGATCGAAGAGGTTCTTGCTCAATTTAGTTTATCTAAGTCCAAGAAACCTTTCATGCAAGCTGATGATGATGACTTGAGCGTTGGATCTCCTATAGTCTATATTAATGCGACCTCTAAGCTCTATCCCAACAATTATCCATATTATAATTCATCCTCTACGACAATCATATAAGCAAAGGTTATTGAAGCTTCTACTGTAGAAGAACAACTTGCAAATTTGACGAAAGCAATTGAAAGCTTATCAAAGCGTGTGCAAGATCAAGATGCTAAACTTTCCAAGTTGACAAATACATTGGATAGAATAGTAGAGGGAGAATCCACACAAACACCTTTAAATCTTCAAATATCATAAGAGAAAGAAGACTCCTCCGAAAAGCAAGCAACGACAACCAAGGAGATTCAAGTCTCCGCTGAAGGTCTGGTTCTCGTTGAGAAATTAAAGGACTTCATCATGGAGGCTATCAAAGATAAGCTTGAGTCGTCCAAATTATCTCTAACATATGCAAAGCCGTATACGCAAAGAATTGATAACTTGAAGATGCATGTTGGTTATCAACTTCCTAATTTGCAACAATTCAATGGCAAGGGAAACGTCCGGTGATTATCTTGCAACAATTTGCAACACTTTGTTGAAACTTGCAACAATGCTGTAACGTCCGGTAATTATCTTGTCAAACAGTTTATTTGATCTCTCAAAGGTAATGCATTCAATTGGTACACAGATCTTGAATCTGGTTCCATCGATAGTTGGGAGCAGTTAAAGCATGAATTTTTAAATCGTTTCTATAGCACAAGACGCATTGTAAGCATGATAGATCTTACAAACGCTCATCAACAAAAGGATGATCCAGTTATGGAATTCATCAATCGCTGGAGGAGcttaagcctcaactgcaaagatcgCCTTAGTGAAACTTCTGGCATCAAAATATGCATTCAAGGCATACATTGGGGTCTTCGCTATATCTTACAAGGTATAAAGACCAAAACATTTGATAAACTAGCGACTCGTGCTCATGATATGGAACTAAGTATGGCCACAAATAGAGATCAAGGGCTACATATATTTAAGCCTTACGACGAAGAACAAGAACAAGAAGGCGAGGATGGGGGCAAGTTTTCATCTGAAAATGAAACCGAAGAGTCTATGCATGTCACTATGATCCTtaacgcacgagcctaaactgcaagttataataCTTTTcaatgcacgagcctaaactgtaagttataatgctcctcaacgcacgagcctaaactgcaagttataatgctcctCATCGCACGAGCATAAACTACAAGTTATAGTGCTCCTCAATGCACGAGCATAAACTACAAGTTATAATGCTTCTTGGCACATGAGCCTATACTGTATGTCATGAAGTACCCCAAATTTGAACTAAATCTTTAAGACGTAAAGCTTCAAATTCTAGAAAAGTCTTAAAGTTGTAAAGCTTTTCAAATTCGAGAGAAGTGTTCAAGTTACAAaactcttcaaattcgagcaaagacTCAAGTCTAAAGCTTTTCAAAGATGAGCAAAGACTTCAAGTCGCAATGTTTTTCAAATTTGAGCCAAacttcaagttgcaaagctcttcaaCTTCGAGGTAAATCTTTAAGTCATGAAGCTCTTCCAAATTTGAGCCGAACTTCAAGTTTTAAAGCTCTTGAAAATTGAGCAAGTCTTCAAGTTGCGAAGCATTTCGAATTGTAAACGAAATCTTCAAATTACAACGCTCCTGgatgcacgagcctaaactgcatgtcatGAAACTCTTCAAATTTGCGCAAAATTTTCAGGTTGCAAAGCTCCTCAAAATACGAGCTTAAATTGCAAATCGCTacgctccttgacgcatgagcctaaactccATGTTCCTACACTCTTGacccgcatgagtctaaactgtgtacggcccatcacaaaaatatgttcgctaggttgaaaaccttgaAAGAGGtagcctaggcaaaagttaggacatacaaaataaaaatataaatataaatataaaaaaactcACCGATTATGAaatacggtatgacttgatcctctacACTGCGGTACGTAGGAaccttagagtttcattctaagttcagtcacaTGAGTTCAAAATATACATATTACCCCAATCGTTATTCGAAGGAAGAATGATGGAATATAATCCACTTGTTTGGAAATTAAAAATCGGGTTTACATGAACTTTGTGCCTCATCAAGGATTGGTAGTTCAATGGGGGCAAGCTCCATAGCAAATTGGCATCTCCGATGGATGGATGTAGACTTTTAGTAGAAGGCCAAATCCTTAATTTGAAGTCCTCAAGTTcgccggtcttcaagttgaattatataagtcctccaaatcttcaagtatGTCGCTCTTCAAGTTAAATTTTGCAAGTCCACCGCCCTTCAAGTTGAACTTTGCAAGTCCGCCAGTCTTCAAATCAAAGTATTCAAGCCCTCCAAGTCTTCAAGTTTGTCGGTAGTCACATTGAAGTGCTCAAGTTCGCCGGTCATCAAGTTGAATTATTTAAGCCCTCCAAATGTTCAAGTATGTCGCTCTTCAAGTTGAATTTTGCAAGTCCAGTgcccttcaagttgaagtctgcaaGTCCGCCAAACTTTAAGTTGAAGTATTCAATCCCCCCAAGTCTTCATTTCTGTCGGTCTTCAATTTGAAGTCCTCAAATTCGCCAATCTTCAATTTGAATTAGTTAAACCCTACAAGTCTTAAAgctgaagtcttcaagtctgctAATTTTTTAAGTTGAAGTTTAAAAGTCCACCACTCTGCAAGTTgaaatatcaaagtccaccaaaTTTTCAAGTCCGtcaaattttcaaatttgttGGTCTTTAAGTTGAAATCTGCAAAGTCCGccaagtcttcaagttgaagttttctaATTTGctaatcttaaggtggacatgttAGTCCTTTTTCACCTTAAGTTGGTCTTGTcgcgggtttgtccttaaaatgaattataattttttaatcTTAAGGTGGGCATtgaagtccctttgcaccttaattTGACCTCTTCGtaggtttgtccttaaaagaaactataatttttcaatcttaaggtggacgtttaagtccctttgcaccttaagttggccccTTCACAGATTTGATACTTCTATATGTTGTCATGGATTTGATACTTCTATATGTTGTCATGGATTTGTCTTTCTATATACCGTCATGGATTTGACCTAATTTCTAATAAATCAAACAGTTTGCGATTCCGAGGTTTCTACATTAAGATATAAAACTTTTGGTGAAGTCGCACAAATCTGAAATTATCAGCATGACAGAAATTAAGGCTAATTTCGAAAAATCACCTAAGGTGATCCGCGAAAATTCTGCTTCAAAATTTCGGATATGTTCTAGAACTAAAAGTCTAACTTTTATAGAATCAAACAAACCGAGATTTGGACTTTTCTACGGCAAGGTATTAGTTTTATAGCACAAGATGTGATGGCTCTAAAAGGGtgacaaaaattgaaaaagaagaagttacctcTCTAATATGCACTCGAGAAATTGACAAACACTGCGAATTGATATTCATGAAGCCAAGGCATGCAATTATTTATAGATGCAAAAAAGCAGCTATTGGAAAAGTCAATAACGACGTGGGATCAATAAGTATTAGAGTCCAACAACAATAAGGAATCCTAATTCATGTAGAAAGGGAAGCTCTACAACCGGTGAAGGTTTTCAATAAATATACTTAATTGACATGGATCAATTTGTCACCAAAGCTATCAATTGACATGAAATTCACTCACAACCTTCACATATTCACGTGATGTAGTCTAGGGCATTGATCTACTATGTTTTGACTCACTTGGAAATACATTGCTAGGAGAAAAAGACaaaatttctttctttatttatctAAGCTAAGTGAGCACTAATAGGAATTGATAAGATCATAGTGCTTCGAGATTCTCGGAGTCAAGTTCGTACAGTTCGGAATTCTATGGGATAAATCTTCACGCTACGTGTGTGTATATACTTGAGCCTAATTTTTAAAGTTCAAAATGTTATATCTCGACAAAATGACAAGGCAtaccaagtcaaattaaaaggccaatgaaactaGTTCACATGCGCAAGTCAcgtgttctggccaatcaaatacggCCTTGTCAcatttcaatttgattggtcTGAAAGAATTTATTCTTATCATAACtattccctcccacaactataaataggagtcttcataactcagaaaagataCCAGAAGTtgtaacaagaagcaagagagagctcgtggatcaaacgccgcaaatttcttctataagtttcaagcttcaagcaatcaagttcaagttcaagttcaagaaatcaagttcaagctcaagaacgaaaaacaaatcaagattcaagagtacaagttcaaatcaaagttcgtgctagttgaatttaAAATCATCGTTCCTCacaacaaatatagattcaagatcaagctcaaaagcccttgaatttatttactattgaaaagaagaatcaaaagattcatagagattgtacactcatattacttgaaattaaatactacgattgttacAATATTTTCGGTCTCGATTATTTTTttgacgcaatttattgtctatagTAACATATATGAAGTGAAATCTTATATAGAGAGCGTTGACGGCAATAGCAGAGCTACCTTTGGTGAAGGAGTTCAATAGAATCCCTTCACCGAAAAATTACCCTACGCAACAAGGGTAAAAACAAATTTTTTTGTATATCACATCCCGGCCCCTTGATATATGTTCATGTCTTAGGTATAACATTGTTGTCAgggaaaatgacactgtatagccgctctcaaaataatagtaaaaaaatataattttttttaaatatattttgtatatatatatatacacacattctGTAAGTTATacacaaatattatataaattttatacactttttcggctaacGAATGTAAATATTTTCTATCGTGAGCTAGAATTGATCATACCCCTTGGTTAATCCCTTACTCAAATTTCTGACTCTCCTATAGATTGAAAgttaattttttgttgttttattttcttgaatacaCTCCAAACCTTTCAGAAAAAATGTCTTTTTATAAATTAACTGCTAAAAAATGAGaacaaaatataaataagaacTTTTTTTCCTCTTAAATGATATACTGagtatattttataaaatatcatATATAATGGACAAGATTTTAATAGGAAAAGGATGGACAAGTATATAAAGAGTTATGTTTTCATTTTCGGTGTGAGCTCTTTGTTATTTTCATTACGTAAAAGGCCTAAAAATGCCACTCAACTAACAGAAATGGTTTATCTACGCCATCCGTTAAAAGATTGGTCCATTCATGCCACTAACGTTATACTTTTCGCCTATTCATGCCACTCAACTAACAGAAATGGCATATCTATGCCATCCGTTAAAAGGTTGGTCCACTTTTGGCTCATTCATGCCACTGACGTTATACTTTTGGCCTATTTATGACATTGTCTACTAACAATtccattttctgatttttccGTAATAAGAATTAATTTTTCGACCCCGGCTTTGCCACGTGTCTTTATATTACGGGTTCTTCTTTACTTGGCCCTATATTTCTTTTAACCCTGATTATGTATAATTAACCATGCCCAACCCGATAAAATCCAACCATCTTTTAACCCAACCCCTAACGTTAGTGGCATGATAGGCCATTTCTGTTAGTTGAGTGGCATGAATAGGCCAAAAGTACAACGTTAGTGGCATGAATGAACCAACATTTTAACGGATGGCATAGATAGGCCATTTCTGTTAGTTGAGTGGCATTTTTAGGCCTTTTCCGTTTTCATTATAAAAAACTATACAACAATGGTTTCGTCCATAAAATACGATGCTGTACCAGGCATCTCATTAAAAATTTATCACCTCCTCGCATCTCCCACCCTGTGTTATTGTACCTTACCAGAAAATGAAAAGACATTAGCACAAATTAAAAGTTCCTAATAGTATACGTTATATCAAAATTAACGTATATTTTTATCAACTCTTTCAACATAAATTATATGTTTCTTAAATTATAGGACAGAGCTGTATCAATCACATCAACGAAAATGGAACTTGCCAAAGTAAATAGGATCGTGAgatgttttaaaaatattgaatagCCAAAGAGTTAGGTGGATGATTGCATGACTGAAATGCCACTATAAAGggaatgaaaaagataaaaaagctGGGGATGCTAGTATGTCACAATCAGTAGTCAGCATCTGAATATTGATTAattaatgatgattttttttgaacgattctaattatttttttaattgtaaaccacttatagatggttgattttattaaataaacAGAAGAGTAAACAGAGAGGTGAAGGAGAACGAGGCCGAAAGTTTCTCAAGAAAATTTGGCAATTCAGTATTTTGATGAGAGGGATAATAAAACAGACAAGATGAAGTAATCAAAGGAACTTGAATGTGACttgagaaataaaagaaaataatgcaAAATGTAAAAGCAGAAAACTTGAATATACTCGTTATGAAGAGACCATGTGATTATATACTTCAATACTTGTAGTGGCTAAGGTAAGAGTATAATGAATGTATAATGATGGTAGCCTCAATATTGACAGATGAAGGAATGgttgatttctattactcctATTAAGATTGGAATAACCTTAGTATGCTCTATACACAATGGAGTAAATGATAAATACTCACACGTCTTTTCTAAATTAAAGTCATTGTTTTATGATTTTGGAGGGCTATTTGTGCAACATATCTTCAGAAAAAACCAACACTATGACTGTTACTTTATCTAAATATGGTTGTACTAATAGTTACTTTAAAAAATGTAATTTAGAACAGGTGTATGACAAAAGAATAGTTGGTGATATTTTTTCCTACTAGTTGAATAAATTGGATAATTTCAGATTCAGGTAATTTTGAGAGTCACAAGAATTCCAGAATCAAATGGTGTATATAAACAAATGGCTTCATGCAACCAAGTGCATAAAATAACCAACTTTGAGTCCTCTCTTATTACAATTGCCAAGCAATACACACCACTGtccttaaaaatattttaaagggATTCAGACGTTTGACTAAACTTTGCCAAAAGGAAGCACTAGATAAAATGGagaggaaaaaaatgaaaataaaaaaaggttCCCACAAACAAAACTGTAAGGGTGATACAATCCTAAGAATTAACCATCCTAAATATATAGAGATACAATTATGTGGGACTTCAATGGCTATACAACAAAAGGCAAGTCCAACAGCAGCAACCACAAAATTTGCTACCATGTGAATGTTTTCTCTTTTAATTAATACTAATTACCTTATCAATTCTTCCTAACTAGTAACTCAAACAAAACTGATACCTTGTGTGGCTTTTTATCGGAAAACTGGAAGAGTGCAGAACTGAAAAACGTCAAGAATCGAAAGGCCCTTGAGATAGAAGCTTCTTCAGTGTCTCGTACGTCATGAACACAATTCCCACACTGGGAACTACTTTGTAGTACTCGGGCATTATCCCTCTGTACAAACCACGTAAGCCTTCAGTTTTGATTATGTGCTTAAATATCCCCATTATGCCAGTGTTGTACACACGTGCACGTCCTCCTGCTCCTTCCAACTGCTTTCTTCGcctcacaagatccaaagggaaAGTTGCTGCACATTATCAAGAATTACAATAGAGGAATTAAGAACTGCATTTTCATTCAAATACGTATGTAGTTTCACTTATAACCAAGTCGCAATcctccaaaaattcattttttcgtACCCCCTAATCCAGGCAAAGTCAAATCGGATAGCTATACTAGCAGTCTTCACTAAATGGTCACAAATAGCCACATAGTTTTCAGCCGAAAAATGGACAGCGAAGAATAAGAAAATTATTGTACTAAAATAAGCTAAAGTTATTGATACAAAGTACTCACCAGTGGAAGATGCAATTCCTGAAAGACTTCCACAAGCAAGGCTGACTGCAACAGTAGGATCATCGGGCCTGAGAGAAAACAGAAAATCAAAGACAAGATCACATTTAGTCAAGAATGACAGGATGTCTACCAATAGGGTAGACTATCAAAATGTCGTGGTACTTACCTTTGAGTCTGCCAGTAAGATCTCAAAGCCTCATAGACAGAAAAGCTTATCGCTATACTAGGTCCAACACCCTGCAAAGAGCAAACACCTAATTAGCATCGTaaaatactttttctttttcgGATGAAGACAGGGATTGATCAATAGCAGAGACCAGTAATGTAGCACCAAGCCCTTTGTACAACCCAAAAACGCCTTCATCTCTGCAAATGGTACGAAGAGCATGCCAGATGCCCTGATAGTATGCGGCATTCCTCTGCAAACCAGTTAAATGAAATGCTTTGTCACATTTGTGGAATAAATAAAAAGCCACAATCTAGTCAATCAGAGTGAAAGCTACACAACATTTTTGTTGCCCACACAGATAGAGACAAGTACAACAGATAGGAAGCATGACATTTGAATCGTGTATTGTCCCTCAACCATCTAAGTATAGTCTAAGAACAACAACAGCATGATGCTCCACTAATTAAACATTATAAGAAACCAAGATATGATTTAGAGAGGATATAACTAGTATACCCTGCTCTACTGTTCAATTGATCAACGGAACCTAGAAAATACTGTGACATACTTATACCTGTGCAGCTAATCTTGTCCTGACAAGATCCAATGGGTAGGTAGCAGCAGCTGCTGTTATTCCAGCCAATCCACCACCAACAAAGTGCACAAAGATATCCGCACCTACATTTCCCCCTTTACCATCCAGACCAGGAATTGTTTTCAATATCTGCCAAATGTAATAATTTTCAGAAGAGATGACAAATATTTCCTGCCAAACTTTATATAGGCACAGTTATATACTCACACTCTTGTAGCGTTCATAAGAATAGAAATTGACTGAGGAATACGGTAGCCTGTGAGCAATAGTGACCAAGTTCCCCTTCCAAAAAGCCCTGAATCCTTCTTCGTTGACTATTCGCAATGCCTCACGACATATACTGGGCTTGCTTAATACTGCTATATCTGAATGCATACCTTGAACCTAataattgaaaattttcaaaCAATGAATTGAAAGGGA
Proteins encoded in this window:
- the LOC107806085 gene encoding uncharacterized protein LOC107806085, giving the protein MEARVGVEGGARKFLQQPQKSQQHHHYHTQQQQQPQPQPQIGTVPQLLAGGIAGAFSKTCTAPLARLTILFQVQGMHSDIAVLSKPSICREALRIVNEEGFRAFWKGNLVTIAHRLPYSSVNFYSYERYKSILKTIPGLDGKGGNVGADIFVHFVGGGLAGITAAAATYPLDLVRTRLAAQRNAAYYQGIWHALRTICRDEGVFGLYKGLGATLLGVGPSIAISFSVYEALRSYWQTQRPDDPTVAVSLACGSLSGIASSTATFPLDLVRRRKQLEGAGGRARVYNTGIMGIFKHIIKTEGLRGLYRGIMPEYYKVVPSVGIVFMTYETLKKLLSQGPFDS